The following are encoded together in the Culex pipiens pallens isolate TS chromosome 1, TS_CPP_V2, whole genome shotgun sequence genome:
- the LOC120428858 gene encoding uncharacterized protein LOC120428858 yields the protein MKQSVAVHHVVIFLVGVVFIGDVQAAFKDIGGCARLDSAWSCYGGRILRNVVKQLAAEQSLELMPGVEIVQVDRSGEERNRELNEVDDRDRDDGSVTGSVTRYLTNHELKVNLGEMVRKSEIRNVVRATLQTVYHEMARDFGEARKKDKGGYGAIMMMGMMMSKVLGALGFGGVALLAMKALGVSMMALLLSAILGLKKLTEGGGDHKGRHNTEFRVSSGGDDPLAMVAATETDGTGYGIEHYQEATTDGGAGRRRRSPQDRDQQLAYHGWAAVVG from the exons ATGAAGCAGTCAGTTGCAGTGCATCACGTGGTGATCTTTCTCGTGGGAGTTGTTTTTATTGGTGACGTGCAAGCGGCGTTCAAGGACATTGGTGGTTGCGCAAGGTTAGACAGCGCGTGGTCCTGTTACGGTGGTCGGATCCTACGGAACGTGGTGAAACAGTTGGCCGCGGAACAGTCACTCGAACTGATGCCGGGTGTTGAGATAGTGCAAGTGGACAGATCCGGTGAAGAACGGAACAGGGAGTTGAACGAAGTTGACGATCGGGATCGAGATGATGGTAGCGTGACTGGAAGTGTGACACGGTACCTAACCAACCATGAACTGAAAGTGAATTTGGGTGAAATGGTCCGGAAAAGTGAGATTCGGAATGTAGTACGAGCGACGCTGCAGACGGTGTATCACGAGATGGCGCGGGATTTCGGAG AAGCTCGCAAAAAGGACAAGGGCGGCTACGGGGCCATCATGATGATGGGCATGATGATGAGCAAGGTGCTCGGTGCGCTGGGCTTTGGCGGTGTCGCGTTGCTGGCCATGAAAGCCCTCGGAGTGTCCATGATGGCGCTGCTGCTGTCGGCCATCCTGGGCCTGAAGAAGCTAACCGAGGGCGGGGGAGACCACAAGGGGCGCCACAATACCGAGTTTCGAGTTTCCTCCGGTGGGGACGATCCGCTGGCGATGGTGGCTGCCACGGAAACCGACGGCACTGGTTACGGAATTGAGCACTACCAGGAAGCAACCACAGACGGTGGCGCTGGACGGCGACGACGGTCGCCGCAGGATCGGGACCAACAGCTGGCGTACCACGGTTGGGCTGCGGTtgtgggataa